In Pseudomonas sp. p1(2021b), the genomic window GGTTGGCCTTGGCTTCGATGGCCAGGTTCGGCAGCGGTCGGGCCGGGAAGCGCTGGCGACCGGCACCGGGCTCGACCTCGTCGCTGCTGACCACCACGCGTGGCCACTGCTTGAGCTGGGCGAAGCAGTCCTCGACCGGCAGGAACAGCTCGGCCGGGGGCAACAGCGGGCGGGTCAGGTCGCCGCGGCGTTCTTCATAGCGCCCGCGCACATCGTTCCAGAAATGCTCGGCGGCCTGTTCGACGCCGGGCAGGGAGAACACCTGGGTGTCGGCCGGCAGGTAGTCGAACAGGGTCGAGGTTTCCTCGAAGAACAGCGGCAGGTAGTACTCGATGCCGGCGGGGATGATGCCGCTGGTCAGGTCCTGGAAGATCGCGCTGCGACGGAAATCGACATCGAAGCGTTCGCGAAAGCGCGCCTTGAAGCGGGTCACTTCTTCCTTCTGCATCGGGAATTCGCGGGCCGGCAGCAGGCGCACCGAGTCGACCTTGTCGATCGAGCGCTGGGTCTCGGGGTCGAAGGTGCGCAGGGTCTCGATCTCATCGTCGAACAGGTCGATCCGGTAGGGCAGCTTGCTGCCCATGGGGAACAGGTCGATCAATGCACCGCGCACGGCGAACTCGCCATGCTCGTAGACCGTGTCGACGCAGCGGTAGCCGCTGGCTTCCAGGCGTGTGCGCATCTGCTCCACGTCGATCGTCTGGCCGACGTCCAGCACCAGGCTGCTGCCCAGCAGGAAGCGGGTCGGGGCCAGGCGGTGCAGGGCGGTGGTGATCGGCACCACGAGGATGCCGTGGTCCAGTTCCGGCAGCCGGTAGAGGCTGGCGATGCGCTGGGAGATGATGTCCTGGTGCGGCGAGAACAGGTCGTAGGGCAGGGTCTCCCAGTCGGGAAACGGCAGCACCGGCAGGTCCGGCGCGAAGAAGCGCAGCTCCTGTTCCAGACGGTCGGCAGCCTGGCTGTCGGCGGTCAACAGCAGGGTGAAGCGGCCAGCGCTGCTGGCGGCTTCGGCGATGGCAAGGCTCAGGGCGGCCCCGGGCAGGTTGCCCCAGGTTTGTTTGCCGGCCGTGGCCGATAATTGCGGTAGGCGCAGAACTGACACGGGAGATTGGACTCCAAGCGTTGCGGCAAAGACGACAATTGTACCGGTGCCGGTGCGCGCTGTCAGGCTCGGAAGGGCGTGGCGACGGGCTCTGGCGGTGGCGACAGGCGCTCATTGCCCGATACGTCGAGGGGCGTCATAATGTAGCCCCTTTTTTCTCCCCCTACATGTGGAAGGTTCCCGTGACTCAGAAGCCCGACCAGTGTCTTGGTGAGTGGATCGATCGTGAAGCCCTGGCTGAAGCGATGATCCCGCTTATCGGTCAGCTCTACCGCAACAACAACGTGGTGAGCTCGATCTATGGCCGCAGCCTGATCAATCGTTCGGTTATCTCGATCCTCAAAGCCCACCGCTTTGCCCGTCACCGTCAAACCGACGAAACCGAACTGTCCGTCCACGAGACATTCCCCCTGCTCAAGGCCATGAGCGAGCTGAAGCTGGGTGCCGCCTCGGTCGACCTGGGCAAGCTGGCCAACAAGTTCAAGCAGCAAGGCAACGGCCGCACCGTCGAGCAGTTCGTGCGCGAAGAGCTGGCCGATGTCGTCGGCCAGCAGAACGTTTCCCCACGCAAGGGTACCGACGTCGTCCTGTACGGCTTCGGCCGCATCGGCCGCTTGCTGGCGCGTATCCTCATCGAGAAGACCGGTGGTGGCGACGGCCTGCGCCTGCGTGCCATCGTCGTGCGCAAGGGCGCCGAGAACGACCTGACCAAGCGCGCCAGCCTGCTGCGTCGTGACTCGGTACACGGCCCGTTCGATGGCACCATCGTCATCGACGAGCAGAACAACACCATCACCGCCAACGGCAACCTGATCCAGGTCATCTACGCCAAGAACCCGAGCGAAGTCGACTACACCCAGTACGGCATCCAGGATGCCCTGATCGTCGACAACACCGGTGTATGGCGTGACGCCGATGGCCTGGGTCAGCACCTGGCCTGCCCTGGCGCTTCCCGCGTGATCCTCACCGCACCCGGCAAGGGCGCGCTGAAGAACATCGTGCACGGCATCAACCACGGTGACATCACTGCCGACGACAAGATCATCTCCGCCGCCTCCTGCACCACCAACGCCATCGTGCCGGTGCTCAAGGCCGTGAATGACCAGTACGGCATCGTCAACGGCCACGTCGAGACCGTTCACTCGTTCACCAACGACCAGAACCTGATCGACAACTTCCACAAGGGCAGCCGCCGTGGCCGCGCCGCGCCGCTGAACATGGTCATCACCGAGACCGGTGCCGCCACCGCTGCGGCCAAGGCGCTGCCGGTGCTCAAGGGCAAGCTGACCGGCAACGCCATTCGCGTGCCGACGCCGAACGTCTCGATGGCCATCCTGAACCTGAACCTGGAAAAGGCCACGACGCGCGACGAAATCAACGAGTACCTGCGCCAGACCGCCATGCACTCGGACCTGCACAAGCAGATCGACTACGTCAGCTCCCAGGAAGTGGTATCGACCGACTTCGTCGGTTCCCGCCACGCCGGTGTGGTCGACGCCGAGGCGACCATCTGCAACGACAATCGCGTTGTCCTGTACGTCTGGTACGACAACGAATTCGGTTACAGCTGCCAGGTCGTTCGTGTGATGGAAGACATGGCTGGTGTGAACCCGCCAGCGTTTCCACGCTGATCCGCTTGTAATGCGTTGAAGAAACGGGAACCTTCGGGTTCCCGTTTTTTTTGGCCACGAAGCGTCGATCTGCACGCTACCTGTAGGAGCGTGCAGGCGGCTGGACAATCGAGAGATCGAGTTTGCGCGTACTTCTATTACTGTTCATCCTGATGTCCCTTGGTGCCTGCGACCCAGGCCCGACTCTGGAGCGCCTGGGCGGCCCGACCATGGGCAGCAGCTACAGTATCCAGTATGTCCGCGACCCTGGCGGCCCGTCGCCAATGGAGGTGCGGGAAGCCGTCGATGCGATCCTCGGCGACATCGACGAGCACTACTCGACCTACCGTGGCGACTCCACCGTCAGCCGGTTCAACCAGCTGCCAGCCAACCGCTGCCTGGCGCTGCCGGCGGACATGCTGGCGTTGGTCGGCTTCGGCCAGCACCTGGCCGAACAGAGCGAGGGCGCCTTCGACCTTACCGTCGAGCCGTTGCTCGACCTGTGGGGCTTCGGCCCCCAGGCCCGGCAGGCGCAGGTGCCCGACCCGCTGCAGCTGGCCCAGGCACGCCAGCGCGTCGGCTACCGGCACCTGCGTATCGAGGGCGGCGCCCTGTGCAAGGACGCCCCGGTGGAACTGGACTTCAACAGCATCGCCGCAGGCCACGCCGTGGACCAGATCGCCGAACGCCTGCAGGCGATGGGCGTCAGCCATTTTCTCGTCGAGGCCACCGGCGAGCTCAAGGCCGTGGGCAACAAGCCCGACGGCAGCCCGTGGCGGGTCGCCCTGGAATTGCCCCGCGAAGACCGCCAGGTCGCCCGCCAGGTGATCGCCGTGGATGGCCTGGCCGTGTCGACCTCGGGTGACTATCGCCACTATTTCGAGGACAATGGCCGGCGCTATTCGCACACCTTCGATGCCCGCCTGGGGCGTCCGGTCGAACACGACCTGGCCGCGGTCACCGTGCTCGATGCCTCGGCGCTGCAGGCCGACGGCTACTCGACGCTGCTGTTGATCCTCGGCGCTGAGCAGGGCTGGGATTTCGCCGTGGCCCACGGTATTGCCGCGGTGCTGGTGACCCGGGCCGAGGGTGGCTTCGTCTCCCGTGCTACGCCTGCGTTCGAGCAGGCGTTGAAAGGCAGGTGAAAGCGCAAGCACGGATGATCGTCGCCAGGGAACCGGTGAATGACATGTAGTGCGGTCAAAATTGGCCTACGACGCGACCAAGGGTTAATGTGCGCGGCGTTCACGCTTGATTAGACTGCACCCGAATTTTCTCATGGCGCCCCGGCGACATGATCGCGCCCCGCGGCCACCCGGCCGGCGGGCCAGTTCTGAAGGAGTACGCATGGCTGTCTACAACTACGACGTAGTGGTGCTGGGTTCCGGCCCGGCCGGAGAAGGTGCGGCAATGAATGCCGCCAAAGCAGGGCGCAAGGTGGCGATGGTCGACAGCCGTCGCCAGGTCGGCGGCAACTGCACCCACCTGGGCACCATTCCGTCCAAGGCACTGCGTCACTCGGTGCGGCAGATCATGCAGTTCAACACCAACCCGATGTTCCGCGCCATCGGCGAGCCGCGCTGGTTCTCCTTCCCCGATGTGCTCAAGAGCGCCGAAAAGGTGATCTCCAAGCAGGTGGCCTCGCGTACCGGCTACTATGCGCGCAACCGCGTCGATGTGTTCGTCGGCACCGGCAGCTTCGCTGACGAGCAGACCATCGAAGTGGTCTGCTCCAATGGCGTGGTCGAGACCCTGGTGGCCAAACACATCATCATCGCCACCGGTTCGCGCCCATACCGCCCGGC contains:
- a CDS encoding glyceraldehyde-3-phosphate dehydrogenase — its product is MWKVPVTQKPDQCLGEWIDREALAEAMIPLIGQLYRNNNVVSSIYGRSLINRSVISILKAHRFARHRQTDETELSVHETFPLLKAMSELKLGAASVDLGKLANKFKQQGNGRTVEQFVREELADVVGQQNVSPRKGTDVVLYGFGRIGRLLARILIEKTGGGDGLRLRAIVVRKGAENDLTKRASLLRRDSVHGPFDGTIVIDEQNNTITANGNLIQVIYAKNPSEVDYTQYGIQDALIVDNTGVWRDADGLGQHLACPGASRVILTAPGKGALKNIVHGINHGDITADDKIISAASCTTNAIVPVLKAVNDQYGIVNGHVETVHSFTNDQNLIDNFHKGSRRGRAAPLNMVITETGAATAAAKALPVLKGKLTGNAIRVPTPNVSMAILNLNLEKATTRDEINEYLRQTAMHSDLHKQIDYVSSQEVVSTDFVGSRHAGVVDAEATICNDNRVVLYVWYDNEFGYSCQVVRVMEDMAGVNPPAFPR
- a CDS encoding FAD:protein FMN transferase: MSLGACDPGPTLERLGGPTMGSSYSIQYVRDPGGPSPMEVREAVDAILGDIDEHYSTYRGDSTVSRFNQLPANRCLALPADMLALVGFGQHLAEQSEGAFDLTVEPLLDLWGFGPQARQAQVPDPLQLAQARQRVGYRHLRIEGGALCKDAPVELDFNSIAAGHAVDQIAERLQAMGVSHFLVEATGELKAVGNKPDGSPWRVALELPREDRQVARQVIAVDGLAVSTSGDYRHYFEDNGRRYSHTFDARLGRPVEHDLAAVTVLDASALQADGYSTLLLILGAEQGWDFAVAHGIAAVLVTRAEGGFVSRATPAFEQALKGR